From a region of the Geothrix sp. 21YS21S-2 genome:
- a CDS encoding UDP-glucose/GDP-mannose dehydrogenase family protein produces the protein MQVLVIGTGYVGLVAAAGFAEAGHRVLGIDTDAGKIAKIRQGVSPIYEPGLDELLAKHQASGALSFSLDLRDGIAAADAAFICVGTPQSEDGSADLQYVLSVAGAIGSAMGLRPADAPPLVVVDKSTVPVGTAARVHAAIAARTDRAFEVVSNPEFLREGCAIDDFIRPDRVVVGCRTDHAAGIMKGLYAKFLEASSGQWLRMDPPSAELTKYAANAMLALRISFINEIAGLCEKVGADVDFVKQGIGSDHRIGKYFLNPGPGFGGSCFPKDLQALLKVGRENAHPLRALEATVEANRHQKQVLALKVRAHFGCASGSPAPLAGRKFALWGLAFKAHTDDIREAMSMELIDSLTALGARVVVHDFEAMDNVRAKLGDRVEYAADFMEACAGADALLIATEWPQYAAADLPKVAGLLKGKVMFDGRNLFRPEAMKAAGWTYHSIGRVTVYPV, from the coding sequence ATGCAAGTTCTGGTCATCGGCACTGGATATGTGGGCCTTGTGGCCGCGGCTGGCTTCGCCGAAGCCGGGCACCGCGTGCTGGGCATCGACACCGACGCGGGGAAGATCGCGAAGATCCGCCAGGGCGTCTCGCCCATCTACGAGCCCGGGCTGGACGAGCTGCTGGCGAAGCACCAGGCCTCCGGGGCCCTGTCGTTCAGCCTCGACCTCAGGGACGGCATCGCCGCCGCCGACGCCGCCTTCATCTGCGTGGGCACGCCCCAGAGCGAGGACGGCAGCGCCGACCTGCAATACGTCCTCTCCGTGGCCGGCGCCATCGGCTCCGCCATGGGCCTGCGGCCCGCGGACGCCCCGCCCCTGGTCGTGGTGGACAAGAGCACCGTGCCCGTGGGCACCGCCGCCCGGGTCCACGCGGCCATCGCGGCCCGCACGGACCGCGCCTTCGAGGTGGTCTCCAACCCCGAATTCCTTCGCGAGGGCTGCGCCATCGACGACTTCATCCGGCCCGACCGCGTCGTGGTGGGCTGCAGGACGGACCACGCCGCCGGGATCATGAAGGGGCTCTACGCGAAGTTCCTCGAGGCGAGCTCCGGCCAGTGGCTCCGCATGGATCCGCCCAGCGCCGAGCTCACCAAGTACGCCGCCAACGCCATGCTCGCCCTGCGCATCAGCTTCATCAACGAGATCGCCGGCCTGTGCGAGAAGGTGGGCGCCGACGTCGATTTCGTCAAGCAGGGCATCGGCAGCGACCACCGCATCGGCAAGTACTTCCTGAATCCCGGGCCCGGTTTCGGCGGCAGCTGCTTCCCCAAGGACCTCCAGGCCCTGCTCAAGGTGGGCCGGGAGAACGCCCACCCCCTGCGTGCCCTGGAGGCCACGGTGGAAGCCAACCGCCACCAGAAGCAGGTGCTGGCCCTGAAGGTGCGCGCCCACTTCGGGTGCGCCTCGGGCAGCCCCGCGCCGCTGGCGGGCCGGAAATTCGCCCTGTGGGGCCTGGCCTTCAAGGCCCACACCGACGACATCCGGGAGGCCATGTCCATGGAGCTCATCGACAGCCTCACGGCCCTGGGCGCCCGGGTCGTGGTGCACGACTTCGAGGCCATGGACAACGTGAGGGCGAAACTGGGGGACCGGGTGGAGTACGCCGCGGACTTCATGGAAGCCTGCGCCGGGGCCGACGCCCTCCTCATCGCCACCGAGTGGCCCCAGTACGCGGCGGCCGACCTCCCGAAGGTCGCGGGCCTCCTCAAGGGAAAGGTGATGTTCGACGGACGCAACCTCTTCCGCCCGGAAGCCATGAAGGCCGCCGGCTGGACGTACCACTCCATCGGCCGGGTAACTGTCTACCCTGTATAA
- the tatA gene encoding twin-arginine translocase TatA/TatE family subunit — MGNLGLTEMLLIGILLLIFFGPSKLPELGKALGKGIQEFKKASREITDSVKDDVNSNTSEKK, encoded by the coding sequence ATGGGCAATCTCGGTTTGACTGAAATGCTGCTGATCGGCATCCTGCTGCTGATATTTTTCGGCCCCTCCAAGCTCCCCGAACTCGGCAAGGCACTGGGCAAGGGCATCCAGGAATTCAAGAAGGCCAGCCGCGAGATCACCGACTCGGTCAAGGACGACGTGAACAGCAACACGTCCGAGAAGAAATAG
- the tatC gene encoding twin-arginine translocase subunit TatC, producing MTTPDTPPNQMSFWEHLHELRVRLIRSILIVAGAFALTYFFRFRLMTWAQKPFMETFKSHAIAQAQAAHQPIPTVFDPFAYTSLTEPFFSLMRLSIWAAIFVAAPFLFGQLWGFIKPGLYSRERRFAIPFVLVTTGCFLGGAAFAYWNAFAFLGDILFKEAMQAGLRTNLHLEDYLDLFIYTVVGTGLMFELPVLVFFLTRFRLVTATWLLKFWRHATVAIFTISAFLTPGDVIVTTIFFGVVLEGLYFISVLVAWAARPRKPRLIDIEPGETES from the coding sequence ATGACGACACCCGACACGCCTCCCAATCAGATGTCCTTCTGGGAGCACCTGCATGAACTGCGGGTGCGGCTCATCCGCAGCATTCTGATCGTCGCGGGGGCCTTCGCCCTCACCTACTTCTTCCGTTTCCGGCTGATGACCTGGGCCCAGAAGCCCTTCATGGAGACGTTCAAGAGCCACGCCATCGCCCAGGCCCAGGCCGCCCACCAGCCGATCCCCACGGTCTTCGACCCCTTCGCCTACACCAGCCTCACCGAGCCCTTCTTCTCCCTCATGAGGCTTTCCATCTGGGCGGCCATCTTCGTGGCGGCGCCCTTCCTCTTCGGCCAGCTCTGGGGCTTCATCAAGCCCGGGCTCTACAGCCGCGAGCGGCGCTTCGCCATCCCCTTCGTGCTGGTGACCACGGGCTGCTTCCTGGGCGGCGCCGCCTTCGCCTACTGGAACGCCTTCGCCTTCCTGGGCGACATCCTCTTCAAGGAGGCCATGCAGGCCGGGCTGCGCACCAACCTCCACCTGGAGGACTACCTGGACCTGTTCATCTACACGGTGGTGGGCACCGGCCTCATGTTCGAACTGCCCGTGCTGGTCTTCTTCCTGACCCGCTTCCGCCTGGTCACCGCCACCTGGCTGCTCAAGTTCTGGCGCCACGCCACGGTCGCCATCTTCACCATCAGCGCCTTCCTGACCCCCGGCGACGTCATCGTCACGACCATCTTCTTCGGGGTCGTCCTGGAGGGGCTCTACTTCATCTCCGTCCTGGTCGCCTGGGCCGCGCGCCCCCGGAAACCGAGGTTGATCGACATCGAGCCCGGGGAAACCGAGTCGTAG
- a CDS encoding DUF4388 domain-containing protein, whose product MALEGSLRDFDLFSLFNMIKTQGKSGTLVLSRAQEFVKIFFDQGEIVGCDSNQVRMEDRVGAMLVRLGRLSGEELMGMIHRQRQTLKRMGTLLLESGRVSPQDLQDALFNQAMSIIYRTFRWVEGDYRFDSILPQELDRENFPAIPVDTVLMEAARIMDEWPEVQRRLPDNGLPLRKTPYGAALNLDIDKDLSTVLDGGSMNVEGSGLTHEQETVLTYFSSSTSIQNVLQISRYDELDTCKIIAQLLEAGVLEVSTEAEERKPSVWVLPPAMMGREAAPPQGPSWLFWPAVAVFLAFPLAFYVPHSRASANQGLASLQRADVQVSTDPATMARQVWAFRMASPADGGRKLAESLGITLDPHMVVPDFSRQPNPLPPTPLERGQEPQ is encoded by the coding sequence ATGGCTCTGGAAGGCTCCCTCCGAGATTTCGATCTCTTCTCCCTGTTCAACATGATCAAGACCCAGGGGAAGAGCGGGACCCTCGTGCTCTCCCGCGCCCAGGAGTTCGTGAAGATCTTCTTCGACCAGGGGGAGATCGTCGGCTGCGACTCCAACCAGGTGCGCATGGAGGACCGCGTCGGCGCCATGCTGGTGCGCCTGGGCAGGCTCTCGGGCGAAGAGCTCATGGGCATGATCCACCGCCAGCGCCAGACCCTCAAGCGCATGGGCACCCTGCTCCTGGAATCGGGCCGGGTCTCGCCCCAGGACCTCCAGGACGCCCTGTTCAACCAGGCCATGTCGATCATCTACCGTACCTTCCGGTGGGTGGAGGGGGACTACCGCTTCGACTCCATCCTGCCCCAGGAGCTGGACCGCGAGAACTTCCCGGCCATCCCCGTGGACACCGTCCTCATGGAGGCGGCGCGGATCATGGACGAGTGGCCCGAGGTGCAGCGGCGCCTCCCGGACAACGGCCTCCCCCTGCGCAAGACCCCCTACGGCGCGGCGCTGAACCTGGACATCGACAAGGACCTGTCGACGGTCCTGGACGGCGGCTCCATGAACGTGGAGGGCTCCGGCCTCACCCACGAGCAGGAGACGGTCCTCACCTACTTCTCCAGCTCCACCAGCATCCAGAACGTGCTCCAGATCAGCCGCTATGACGAACTGGACACCTGCAAGATCATCGCCCAGCTCCTGGAGGCCGGCGTCCTGGAGGTCTCCACCGAGGCCGAGGAGCGCAAGCCCTCCGTGTGGGTCCTCCCCCCCGCCATGATGGGCAGGGAGGCCGCCCCTCCGCAGGGCCCGTCCTGGCTCTTCTGGCCCGCCGTCGCCGTCTTCCTGGCGTTCCCGCTGGCCTTCTACGTGCCCCATTCCAGGGCCTCCGCCAACCAGGGTCTCGCGAGCCTCCAGCGCGCCGACGTGCAGGTCTCCACGGACCCCGCCACCATGGCGCGGCAGGTCTGGGCCTTCCGCATGGCCTCCCCCGCCGACGGCGGCAGGAAGCTGGCGGAATCCCTGGGCATCACCCTGGATCCCCACATGGTCGTCCCGGACTTCTCACGGCAGCCCAATCCGTTGCCCCCGACGCCGCTGGAACGCGGCCAGGAACCGCAGTAG
- a CDS encoding tetratricopeptide repeat protein, which translates to MRFSLLLGALLLVLAGSLGAAPPDPSSRAHQDLMPAVAMSHCAERLKPAFRSGDPGAIQAAVQDVELLRRTYGTLDVLPLVESMAIYARDLGAQGEPALGLKVIDTVERWAPRNPTLMGARVILMRQQGPQGYLWSIGEVLELTRLRLANPYHRWLWTVQHMAWLRLLATLLLWGFALTLGIRYRRVFRNIWEEPLRRGAMNPHVMALLGAFLITLPVIFGLDPGIVAMVWLWLLAPFLLPLEIRATLFILLLQLVHPALSLLEPMAAVRPSPSIVTLQLRPQPLAGMERSLAMLPQGDRTFLEGWRQLEFQEWSKALATFESLRRNHPDRAEVLNNLGVARYQLGDLAGAQACFDEAALLGPDRGEILLNQSVVAFRQMDGPLGFSKQEDARRVAPDTFNRILAANQARNDQRTFALPLPDSPERVAALARFQETPAEHGPGRTKNLLLIFNFLLPLAAAVAFYFRLKKSISEAHPSQCTRCGDPFHTTDSPDSFVCSKCHHLFVLKDGLHGESRKKKVEEVGAFQSAQRWLHRCLIVLLPGADLVLIGETREGLLEYSFFCFALGIVLATGRSVRYPGEVLPDPASIWMPLGLMLLAVLFLRSWLKLLPRRG; encoded by the coding sequence ATGAGGTTTAGTCTGCTGCTTGGGGCGCTCCTCCTCGTGCTTGCCGGCAGTCTGGGCGCGGCTCCGCCCGATCCTTCGTCCCGCGCCCATCAGGACCTGATGCCGGCCGTGGCCATGAGCCACTGCGCCGAGCGGCTCAAGCCGGCCTTCCGCTCCGGCGATCCCGGGGCCATCCAGGCCGCGGTCCAGGATGTGGAACTGCTCCGCAGGACCTACGGCACCCTGGACGTGCTGCCCCTGGTGGAGTCCATGGCCATCTACGCCAGGGACCTGGGCGCCCAGGGCGAACCGGCCCTGGGGCTGAAGGTCATCGACACCGTGGAACGCTGGGCCCCCCGGAACCCGACGCTCATGGGCGCCCGGGTGATCCTCATGCGCCAGCAGGGCCCCCAGGGGTACCTCTGGAGCATCGGGGAGGTCCTGGAACTCACCCGCCTGCGGCTGGCCAACCCCTACCACCGGTGGCTGTGGACCGTCCAGCACATGGCGTGGCTCCGCCTCCTGGCCACGCTGCTCCTCTGGGGATTCGCGCTCACCCTCGGCATCCGCTACCGCCGCGTGTTCCGCAACATCTGGGAGGAGCCGCTGCGCCGCGGCGCCATGAATCCCCATGTGATGGCCCTCCTGGGGGCGTTCCTGATCACCCTGCCGGTGATCTTCGGCCTGGATCCCGGCATCGTGGCCATGGTCTGGCTCTGGCTCCTGGCCCCCTTCCTCCTGCCCCTGGAGATCCGGGCGACCCTCTTCATCCTCCTCCTGCAGCTGGTCCATCCGGCGCTCTCCCTCCTGGAGCCCATGGCCGCCGTGAGGCCCAGCCCCAGCATCGTGACCCTCCAGCTGCGCCCCCAGCCCCTGGCGGGGATGGAGCGTTCCCTGGCCATGCTGCCCCAGGGTGACCGCACCTTCCTGGAGGGCTGGCGGCAGCTCGAATTCCAGGAATGGTCCAAGGCCCTGGCCACCTTCGAGTCCCTGCGCAGGAACCACCCCGACCGCGCGGAGGTCCTCAACAACCTGGGCGTGGCCCGGTACCAGCTGGGCGATCTCGCCGGGGCCCAGGCCTGCTTCGACGAGGCGGCCCTCCTCGGCCCCGACCGGGGCGAGATCCTCCTCAACCAGAGCGTGGTGGCCTTCCGCCAGATGGACGGCCCCCTGGGCTTCTCCAAGCAGGAGGACGCCAGGCGGGTCGCGCCGGACACCTTCAACCGGATCCTGGCCGCCAACCAGGCCCGGAACGACCAGCGAACCTTCGCGCTCCCCCTGCCGGACAGTCCGGAACGGGTGGCGGCGCTGGCCAGGTTCCAGGAGACGCCCGCGGAGCACGGTCCCGGCCGCACCAAGAACCTGCTGCTGATTTTCAACTTCCTCCTCCCGCTCGCGGCGGCGGTGGCCTTCTACTTCCGGCTCAAGAAGAGCATCAGCGAGGCGCACCCGTCCCAGTGCACGCGCTGCGGGGATCCCTTCCACACCACCGACAGCCCGGATTCGTTCGTGTGCTCCAAGTGCCACCACCTCTTCGTGCTCAAGGACGGCCTCCACGGGGAGAGCCGGAAGAAGAAGGTGGAGGAGGTGGGGGCCTTCCAGTCCGCCCAGCGCTGGCTCCACCGCTGCCTCATCGTGCTGCTGCCGGGAGCCGACCTGGTGCTCATCGGGGAGACGCGGGAAGGTCTGCTGGAGTATTCCTTCTTCTGCTTCGCCCTGGGGATCGTGCTCGCCACGGGCCGCTCCGTGCGCTACCCCGGGGAAGTGCTTCCGGATCCGGCTTCCATCTGGATGCCCCTCGGGCTTATGCTGCTGGCGGTGCTCTTTCTTCGTTCCTGGTTGAAGCTCCTGCCGAGAAGGGGATAG
- a CDS encoding carboxypeptidase-like regulatory domain-containing protein, translating to MRNLITAIMIPAVCLTLAAESTGRIGGKITNKEGKPVAGAVITLSRSDINWTKELKADEKGSYLQVGLEPKDFTFSVSAPGYQTQKQTLKVKLADITTVNVVLLTPQQASEEALKANLANLPAGEGKSMSASASFNAAVELYNAQKFAEAVPLVTSALADFKEAMTALKDEEARAGIEKNLPTVERVLGISLYEAGKADPAQKDQMLKAEPYLANAYKRNPKDQRVLVALLEIAKVKNDAEGIKTYQAAIDAVMGPRPELAYNDGVAAFNAGKFKEAKTFVTKAISLDPKFADSYWLLGVVEFSLENVKGAKEAFKKYMEIAPTGKKAGEVKEFLKELK from the coding sequence ATGCGAAACCTCATTACGGCCATCATGATCCCTGCGGTCTGCCTGACGCTGGCGGCCGAAAGCACCGGTCGGATCGGCGGCAAGATCACCAACAAGGAAGGCAAGCCCGTGGCCGGGGCCGTCATCACGCTCAGCCGTTCCGACATCAACTGGACCAAGGAACTCAAGGCCGACGAAAAGGGCAGCTACCTGCAGGTGGGCCTCGAGCCCAAGGACTTCACCTTCTCCGTTTCCGCCCCCGGGTACCAGACCCAGAAGCAGACCCTCAAGGTCAAGCTCGCCGACATCACCACCGTCAACGTCGTCCTGCTCACCCCCCAGCAGGCCTCGGAGGAGGCCCTCAAGGCCAACCTCGCGAACCTGCCCGCCGGCGAAGGCAAGTCCATGTCCGCATCCGCCTCCTTCAACGCGGCCGTCGAGCTCTACAACGCCCAGAAGTTCGCCGAGGCCGTGCCCCTGGTCACGTCCGCCCTGGCCGACTTCAAGGAGGCCATGACGGCCCTGAAGGACGAGGAAGCCCGAGCCGGGATCGAGAAGAACCTCCCCACCGTCGAGCGCGTGCTGGGCATCTCCCTCTACGAGGCCGGCAAGGCCGACCCCGCCCAGAAGGACCAGATGCTCAAGGCCGAGCCCTACCTCGCCAACGCCTACAAGCGCAACCCCAAGGATCAGCGCGTGCTCGTGGCCCTCCTCGAGATCGCCAAGGTCAAGAACGACGCCGAGGGCATCAAGACCTACCAGGCCGCCATCGACGCCGTCATGGGCCCCCGGCCCGAGCTGGCCTACAACGACGGCGTCGCCGCCTTCAACGCCGGCAAGTTCAAGGAAGCCAAGACCTTCGTCACCAAGGCCATCTCCCTGGACCCCAAGTTCGCCGACAGCTACTGGCTGCTGGGCGTGGTCGAGTTCAGCCTCGAGAACGTCAAGGGCGCCAAGGAGGCCTTCAAGAAGTACATGGAGATCGCCCCCACCGGGAAGAAGGCCGGCGAGGTCAAGGAATTCCTCAAGGAACTCAAGTAG